In Amycolatopsis jiangsuensis, the following proteins share a genomic window:
- a CDS encoding FAD-dependent oxidoreductase → MDTTALTAHLVVVGFGKGGKTVAHAYAEAGERVVLIEQSADMYGGTCPNVGCVPTKMLVHYSGGRRLADDAQEYFAGSVAGVRALTSAFRAGNFESLNGRDTATVLTGAASFVDPHTVSVGDGQDRITVTAPVVLVNTGSEPVVPPVPGLTASPHLVSSTQLTKTTNLPERLVVIGGGYLGLEFASIYQRFGTHVTILESAGRLLPREDEDIAAAVTNVLEGDGITIITGAKVTEVRDNGATSTVQYEKDGQQLSVEAGALLPATGRRAVTANLRLDAAGVLTKANGAIEVDEHLRTSQPHIYALGDVNGGEQFTYISLDDARIVLDDLLGQGKRTTSDRRAVPHTLFTTPPLATVGLTEAQAREQGLNIKVSREKVADIVAMPRAYAIEETRGVMKFIVDADTDLILGAALLVAEAQEVVNTVALAMRHNVTATELRDSIYTHPSITEGLNEVFDKVVS, encoded by the coding sequence ATGGACACCACGGCCCTCACTGCGCATCTCGTCGTCGTCGGATTCGGCAAGGGCGGCAAGACCGTCGCGCACGCCTACGCCGAAGCCGGCGAACGCGTCGTGCTCATCGAGCAGTCCGCGGACATGTACGGCGGAACGTGCCCGAACGTCGGCTGCGTGCCCACCAAGATGCTGGTCCACTACTCGGGCGGGAGACGTCTCGCCGACGACGCGCAGGAGTACTTCGCCGGCTCGGTGGCCGGGGTCCGCGCGCTCACCAGCGCCTTCCGTGCCGGCAACTTCGAGTCGCTGAACGGGCGGGACACCGCGACCGTGCTCACGGGTGCGGCCAGTTTCGTCGACCCCCACACGGTTTCCGTGGGCGATGGCCAGGATCGCATCACCGTCACCGCACCGGTCGTCCTCGTCAACACCGGCTCCGAGCCGGTCGTCCCGCCGGTGCCCGGGCTGACTGCGAGCCCGCATCTGGTGAGCAGCACGCAGCTGACGAAGACGACCAACCTGCCCGAACGGCTCGTGGTGATCGGCGGTGGTTACCTCGGCCTCGAGTTCGCGTCGATTTACCAGCGCTTCGGCACGCACGTGACGATCCTCGAATCGGCAGGACGGCTGCTGCCGCGGGAGGACGAGGACATCGCCGCGGCCGTCACCAACGTCCTCGAAGGCGACGGAATCACGATCATCACCGGCGCGAAGGTCACCGAAGTCCGCGACAACGGCGCCACCTCGACCGTGCAGTACGAAAAGGACGGTCAGCAGCTGAGCGTCGAGGCCGGCGCACTGCTGCCCGCGACGGGGCGCCGGGCGGTGACCGCGAACTTGCGGCTGGACGCGGCGGGAGTCCTGACGAAGGCGAACGGCGCGATCGAGGTCGACGAACATCTGCGCACCAGCCAGCCGCACATCTACGCGCTCGGCGACGTCAACGGCGGCGAACAGTTCACCTATATCTCCCTCGACGATGCCAGAATCGTGCTCGACGACCTGCTGGGACAGGGCAAGCGCACCACAAGTGACCGCCGAGCGGTGCCGCACACCCTGTTCACCACGCCGCCGCTGGCCACTGTCGGCCTGACCGAGGCGCAGGCACGCGAACAGGGGCTGAACATCAAGGTCTCGCGCGAGAAGGTGGCCGACATCGTCGCCATGCCGCGCGCGTACGCGATCGAAGAGACCCGCGGGGTCATGAAGTTCATCGTGGACGCCGACACCGACCTGATCCTCGGCGCCGCGCTGCTGGTCGCCGAAGCCCAGGAGGTCGTCAACACGGTGGCGCTGGCCATGCGGCACAACGTGACCGCCACGGAACTACGCGATTCGATCTACACGCACCCGAGCATCACCGAAGGCCTCAACGAGGTTTTCGACAAGGTGGTCTCCTGA